In one window of Pseudobdellovibrionaceae bacterium DNA:
- the rsmD gene encoding 16S rRNA (guanine(966)-N(2))-methyltransferase RsmD — translation MRIISGKYRGRRLSAFNAPHIRPTTDRVKETMFNKLMGQVEGARVLDLFAGTGNLGIESLSRGANWVEFVESNRKSLEILKKNLELLKVESGYKITQKDVFLYLKKFSGDAFDLVLVDPPFTEKWAHDVMMAISMSQVIHDGSVVVIESSRHERIDDNYENLKLLDRRNFGDKDMSFFSKDSSK, via the coding sequence ATGCGTATCATATCTGGCAAATACCGAGGCCGCAGGCTATCTGCATTCAATGCCCCCCATATTAGACCGACCACCGACCGGGTGAAGGAGACGATGTTTAACAAGTTAATGGGGCAGGTGGAAGGCGCCCGGGTGCTTGATTTATTTGCTGGCACCGGCAATTTGGGAATAGAGTCTCTATCTCGTGGGGCCAACTGGGTGGAGTTTGTAGAGTCAAATCGAAAGTCACTAGAGATCTTGAAAAAAAACCTCGAACTTCTAAAGGTAGAATCAGGATATAAAATCACTCAAAAAGATGTCTTTTTGTATCTTAAAAAATTTTCAGGCGATGCTTTTGATCTGGTGTTGGTGGATCCCCCATTTACAGAAAAGTGGGCTCATGACGTGATGATGGCCATTTCAATGAGCCAGGTGATTCACGACGGGTCTGTAGTGGTGATTGAGTCGAGTCGACACGAACGTATCGATGATAATTATGAAAACTTGAAACTACTAGACAGAAGAAATTTTGGTGATAAGGATATGTCATTCTTTAGCAAGGATTCTAGCAAGTGA
- a CDS encoding PilZ domain-containing protein has translation MIWGKKKKSNVVVKKVAPYPIEAVLIGDKGPQSVSIPHLAVRGCLIKLPEATLRVGQIFEIRFRIPVFNLEIVEAVKVVKVYIRYSGGAKSGNFDPLTANMSEEPAETEAETDSQGRSSSTAQAPQPGPEDGDQSEDENDTVEAPVGGDHMAELHFVSLLPENKRKIQAFLVRIGQL, from the coding sequence ATGATTTGGGGCAAGAAAAAGAAATCTAATGTTGTTGTGAAAAAGGTGGCGCCATATCCCATCGAGGCTGTGCTCATTGGCGATAAGGGTCCTCAGTCTGTGTCTATTCCCCATTTAGCTGTGCGTGGCTGTTTGATTAAACTGCCAGAGGCCACCTTAAGGGTGGGGCAAATTTTTGAAATCCGATTTCGAATTCCCGTATTCAACTTGGAAATCGTCGAGGCGGTAAAAGTTGTGAAAGTCTACATCCGTTACTCCGGAGGTGCCAAATCAGGGAATTTTGACCCCCTTACGGCTAATATGTCAGAGGAACCAGCGGAAACGGAAGCCGAGACTGACAGCCAGGGTCGTTCATCGTCAACGGCCCAAGCTCCACAACCGGGCCCAGAGGATGGGGATCAATCAGAAGATGAAAATGATACAGTAGAGGCGCCAGTTGGCGGTGATCATATGGCTGAGTTGCACTTCGTGAGCCTTCTTCCTGAGAACAAAAGAAAAATACAAGCTTTCCTTGTGCGCATTGGCCAGCTATAA
- a CDS encoding response regulator: protein MKVLIIDDEPLVRLTLERVARSRGHTVSLAEEGLSGLEKWINESPDLVFLDVLMPGLNGPQVLKELGDKKTGKVVLISAYTGKYDVEKARSIGADLFISKPFDDIFQVMDRAEELVNDLGQEKEI from the coding sequence ATGAAGGTACTTATAATTGATGATGAGCCGCTAGTTAGGCTGACTTTAGAAAGGGTGGCCCGATCGCGGGGGCACACAGTGTCGCTGGCTGAAGAGGGGCTTTCAGGCTTAGAGAAGTGGATCAACGAGAGTCCAGACTTGGTGTTTTTAGACGTGTTGATGCCTGGGCTGAATGGCCCACAGGTATTAAAAGAGTTAGGCGACAAAAAAACCGGAAAAGTGGTTTTGATTTCAGCCTACACGGGAAAATACGATGTGGAAAAGGCAAGGTCTATTGGCGCCGATCTATTCATCTCGAAGCCTTTTGATGATATTTTTCAAGTGATGGATCGGGCGGAGGAATTGGTTAATGATTTGGGGCAAGAAAAAGAAATCTAA
- a CDS encoding glycosyltransferase family 9 protein, whose translation MKILVLQLARYGDLLQTVPTLNALRRVYPSATIDLLARGRYAPIVKNLAAVDNLIEFDSREILEPIVNDAQALSKALDAVESFTDGLADCQYDQIINLSFSPLSSYLVSAIAHKNTKVCGYTRHSDGFLAIPDDTSAYFYAQVGVDKFNRLHLTDIFAAVSGVELVESDFVFKSKLSKDSAFKELSIAGELGKTPYVVLHPGASQIHKTLDPFKWRQVVRHLLSQYKGAIVILGSENEEPLGEAILDGLSHAQVVNGIGKTDFEDLFAVVRGAEAVVGGDSMMMHVASLEGVPCLNLSFSSVNFWETGPRSLNSRVIYSQNNEDVSPDAVVRELMALLNNTTSGMPVYCRAPGGIVSYQAQGEAVEEAQLQWDLIQAIYLGAEFPMIHNELVAEGLYRLAEVAQVGLIQINDMKNPKTRQTAMSMFSQLDLLLQGIEKMVPSLQPLISWFQTERLRIGPGSFDQVIKATEKCFNDLLSVLSLYLGPNPGAQQIEEEYHGNHMDAK comes from the coding sequence ATGAAAATACTCGTTCTGCAGCTCGCCAGGTACGGTGATCTCCTTCAGACAGTACCTACACTCAATGCATTAAGGCGAGTTTACCCATCGGCAACGATTGATCTGTTGGCAAGGGGCCGATATGCGCCGATTGTGAAGAATCTGGCCGCAGTAGATAACCTCATTGAATTTGACTCTAGAGAAATTCTTGAACCTATAGTCAACGACGCCCAGGCGCTGTCGAAAGCTTTGGATGCTGTTGAAAGTTTCACAGACGGATTGGCTGATTGCCAATACGACCAAATTATAAATTTGTCTTTCTCTCCGCTGTCGAGCTATCTCGTCTCTGCCATAGCCCATAAGAATACAAAGGTGTGCGGCTACACGCGCCATTCAGATGGCTTCTTGGCAATTCCCGATGATACGAGTGCCTACTTTTACGCCCAAGTGGGAGTTGATAAGTTCAACCGACTGCACCTCACTGATATTTTCGCTGCTGTCAGTGGCGTAGAGTTGGTCGAGTCTGATTTTGTCTTTAAATCTAAATTGAGCAAAGACTCCGCTTTTAAAGAATTATCTATCGCAGGAGAGTTGGGTAAAACCCCTTATGTGGTGCTTCATCCCGGTGCGAGTCAAATCCATAAAACGCTTGACCCTTTTAAGTGGCGTCAAGTGGTGCGGCACTTACTCTCACAATACAAGGGCGCTATCGTAATCCTCGGGTCAGAGAACGAAGAGCCGTTAGGAGAGGCTATTTTAGATGGACTTTCTCATGCTCAAGTGGTCAACGGCATCGGCAAAACAGATTTTGAAGATCTTTTTGCCGTGGTTAGGGGAGCTGAGGCGGTGGTTGGCGGCGACAGCATGATGATGCACGTGGCGAGTCTCGAAGGTGTACCCTGTCTCAACCTGTCGTTTTCATCAGTGAATTTTTGGGAAACCGGTCCGCGATCATTGAACAGCCGTGTTATATATTCGCAAAACAACGAGGATGTTAGCCCAGATGCCGTTGTTCGAGAATTGATGGCCCTTTTGAATAACACGACTTCAGGAATGCCTGTTTATTGTCGAGCGCCAGGCGGCATTGTTTCTTACCAGGCACAGGGTGAGGCTGTGGAGGAAGCCCAGCTGCAGTGGGACCTCATACAAGCGATCTATCTGGGTGCAGAGTTTCCAATGATTCACAACGAGCTTGTGGCCGAAGGGCTATATCGTTTAGCCGAGGTGGCGCAAGTGGGTCTCATACAGATTAACGATATGAAAAATCCAAAAACTCGCCAAACCGCGATGTCGATGTTTTCCCAACTTGATTTACTTCTACAGGGAATAGAAAAAATGGTGCCATCGCTGCAGCCCCTTATTTCTTGGTTTCAAACGGAGCGGTTACGTATTGGTCCCGGAAGCTTCGATCAAGTTATAAAAGCCACAGAGAAATGTTTTAATGATTTACTATCGGTATTATCGCTATATTTGGGGCCAAATCCCGGCGCCCAACAGATAGAGGAGGAGTATCATGGAAACCACATGGACGCAAAGTGA
- a CDS encoding glycosyltransferase family 9 protein, with amino-acid sequence MKILAISLLRAGDLVMTTPALQGLKKRYPGAEIHLLTHKQNQGILPILPMVDVAHYIDRKQIQDDLISASAPLLRPYDDVKNIVDNLNGEKYELIINYTQTRFSAWLLGLVSGDVKIGMSFDQRGQVNFGSPWFRYINDFVAAGEGRPLNYSDIFYFGSALDESPEPVTLSETEKGRAEINELEFLDRPFILVQPFTSDDKKNWGVEFFVDTLALIHRLDPKIEFVASGAPFEKDSLLDFQSRCANQGVTLHTALCSFEGAFSLIKRAKGIIVGDTCLKHMAAGSDAKVIELSLGSSHLYKTGAYKKNAVILQPKVSCLPCPHRNPCQFTEHMCAKNLVPEIVAPVVTQLLMNNWEGIRAIASEFADEIDVFRTFKLGGIWSAVNLADSQSAVEQALESVSWKFLLSRTNKINLFPFGSVGSELGLFFQEAAVALTADEFQEKARSLESRLMAQDEDLLKLQMNFSQKLRTENGDLLPFIKEYGDMALAMPWLQDSSFGFLVKESLQLAETKNHTDFSMIRRLQTIIEQAYEQNKIKLKLLRSVRMDDVEAR; translated from the coding sequence GTGAAAATTTTGGCTATATCCCTTTTAAGGGCAGGCGATTTAGTTATGACGACACCGGCTTTGCAGGGCTTAAAAAAGCGATACCCCGGAGCTGAAATTCATCTTCTTACCCACAAGCAAAATCAGGGGATCCTGCCAATTCTGCCAATGGTTGATGTCGCCCACTACATCGATAGAAAGCAGATTCAGGATGATCTGATAAGCGCCAGCGCCCCGTTATTGCGTCCATACGATGACGTCAAGAACATCGTAGATAATCTCAACGGCGAGAAGTATGAGTTAATTATTAACTACACACAAACGCGATTTAGCGCGTGGCTTCTTGGTCTTGTTAGTGGCGATGTAAAAATAGGCATGTCTTTTGATCAGCGAGGCCAGGTTAATTTTGGCTCTCCTTGGTTTCGGTATATAAACGATTTTGTGGCCGCGGGAGAGGGCCGACCCCTTAACTATAGCGATATATTTTATTTTGGGTCAGCTCTTGATGAATCGCCAGAGCCAGTGACGTTGTCAGAAACAGAAAAAGGCCGAGCTGAGATTAACGAATTAGAGTTTCTCGATAGGCCATTTATCTTGGTGCAGCCCTTTACGAGTGATGACAAAAAAAATTGGGGCGTAGAATTTTTTGTCGATACTCTTGCGCTCATCCACCGGCTCGATCCAAAAATTGAATTTGTAGCCAGTGGCGCCCCATTTGAAAAAGATTCGCTGCTTGATTTTCAAAGTCGATGTGCGAACCAGGGTGTAACTCTGCATACGGCTCTTTGCAGTTTTGAAGGCGCTTTTAGCCTAATAAAGCGAGCCAAGGGGATCATTGTCGGTGATACTTGTTTGAAACATATGGCCGCAGGCAGTGATGCAAAGGTCATCGAGCTGAGTTTAGGCAGCAGTCATCTTTACAAAACAGGTGCCTACAAAAAAAATGCAGTGATACTTCAGCCCAAGGTGTCCTGCCTTCCTTGTCCGCACAGAAATCCCTGCCAGTTTACAGAGCACATGTGTGCCAAAAACCTCGTGCCTGAGATAGTGGCCCCCGTGGTGACACAACTTTTGATGAACAATTGGGAGGGCATACGGGCTATTGCTAGCGAGTTTGCTGATGAAATTGACGTGTTTAGAACTTTCAAACTGGGCGGCATATGGAGCGCAGTAAATCTTGCAGATAGTCAAAGCGCTGTGGAACAGGCCCTTGAAAGTGTGAGCTGGAAATTTCTACTGTCGCGAACCAACAAAATCAATTTGTTTCCATTTGGAAGTGTGGGTTCGGAGTTGGGGCTGTTTTTTCAAGAAGCCGCCGTAGCCTTAACGGCGGATGAGTTTCAGGAGAAGGCGCGGAGTCTAGAGTCTAGGTTGATGGCGCAAGATGAGGATTTGCTGAAGCTACAAATGAACTTTAGTCAAAAATTACGAACCGAAAATGGTGACCTCCTGCCGTTTATCAAAGAGTACGGGGATATGGCGCTGGCGATGCCATGGTTGCAGGATTCCAGCTTCGGTTTTTTAGTGAAAGAAAGTTTGCAATTGGCTGAGACCAAAAATCACACTGATTTTTCAATGATACGCCGATTGCAGACGATCATTGAGCAGGCCTATGAGCAAAATAAAATAAAATTAAAACTGTTGCGTTCGGTTCGCATGGACGATGTGGAGGCAAGATGA
- a CDS encoding tetratricopeptide repeat protein: MSRPESEPTNFFSIDRSNENLEESHRRQDQFRVDHSSVGPLPQEWRQQAVEAFDHDLTESYHAPVRTPAPANPEPKRYAELLANAGLLLRNQEYHLAQNLLRRVLHGDPNNAVALRGMAESSIGVGDMDLSLKCYEALIQRHPSSENIVALADLLYELEEYDEALRFYQLGLDNLKQDTPVLFDVFKNVGNILVRKGDFEGAEENYNKAYTINPDSDALLVNYGTLEIQRNNLDKALARFRAAVEVNSQNSRAWVGLALIHREYGDIELSWGNLEKALDLDPNNSTALRMLIEAAFKSGRIDSAIERIQSYLIENDQDTEMAFWLAKLLTFGERYSAALLEMTRVLEIDPHIEGGQAFFEAIEGALRQQQQVKAGE, from the coding sequence ATGTCTAGACCTGAGTCAGAACCCACAAATTTTTTTAGCATAGATCGTTCGAACGAAAACCTAGAAGAAAGCCACAGGCGGCAAGACCAATTCAGAGTGGATCATTCTTCGGTAGGCCCATTGCCACAAGAATGGCGCCAGCAAGCAGTTGAGGCGTTTGATCACGACTTAACAGAGAGTTATCACGCTCCTGTTCGAACCCCTGCGCCTGCAAATCCAGAGCCCAAACGGTATGCAGAGCTGTTGGCCAACGCCGGTTTGCTATTGCGCAATCAAGAATATCATCTAGCGCAAAACCTGCTTCGACGGGTATTGCATGGGGATCCAAACAACGCCGTAGCTCTTCGCGGGATGGCTGAGTCCAGTATTGGCGTAGGTGACATGGATCTTTCTCTTAAGTGTTATGAGGCCCTGATTCAGAGGCATCCCTCATCAGAGAATATTGTGGCATTGGCTGACCTTCTCTACGAACTTGAAGAATATGACGAGGCGTTGCGGTTCTATCAATTGGGACTCGATAATTTGAAACAAGATACACCTGTATTATTTGATGTATTTAAGAACGTCGGGAATATTCTTGTAAGGAAGGGGGATTTCGAGGGGGCCGAAGAAAACTACAACAAGGCCTACACGATAAATCCTGATTCCGACGCGCTTTTGGTCAATTACGGCACTCTTGAAATTCAAAGAAATAATTTAGACAAAGCCTTGGCCCGCTTTCGCGCTGCTGTGGAAGTGAATTCGCAAAATTCAAGAGCATGGGTGGGCCTAGCGCTAATCCACCGTGAATATGGTGACATAGAGCTATCTTGGGGAAATCTTGAAAAGGCATTGGATTTGGACCCCAACAACTCTACAGCACTTAGAATGCTCATAGAAGCGGCCTTCAAAAGTGGGCGCATAGATTCTGCGATTGAAAGAATACAAAGTTATTTGATTGAAAACGATCAAGACACGGAGATGGCTTTTTGGTTGGCAAAACTTCTAACTTTTGGTGAGAGGTACAGTGCCGCTTTGTTAGAAATGACAAGGGTTCTTGAGATTGATCCGCATATTGAAGGTGGACAGGCTTTTTTTGAGGCTATCGAAGGTGCCCTTCGCCAGCAACAGCAGGTGAAAGCGGGTGAATAG
- the fliS gene encoding flagellar export chaperone FliS, with amino-acid sequence MKTGYQKYKKTSVHSASREKLLLMMYEGAIKFVKRAIVAIETNDIAARGENVGRAFDIIMELNNTLNHEVGADVSHQLEQLYFYMTDQLTKANVSGNIEHLNNTLRILETLYDGWLQAIEQLKKQGKL; translated from the coding sequence ATGAAAACCGGATATCAAAAGTATAAAAAAACCTCAGTACATAGTGCCAGCCGCGAAAAACTGCTGCTGATGATGTACGAAGGGGCTATCAAGTTTGTTAAACGTGCCATCGTGGCGATTGAAACAAACGATATTGCCGCCCGTGGTGAAAATGTGGGCCGGGCTTTTGATATTATTATGGAGCTCAACAATACCCTAAACCATGAGGTGGGTGCCGACGTATCCCATCAACTTGAGCAACTCTACTTTTATATGACTGACCAGCTCACTAAGGCCAATGTTTCAGGCAATATCGAGCATTTGAATAACACACTTAGGATTTTAGAGACTTTGTATGATGGGTGGCTACAAGCCATAGAACAACTTAAGAAGCAGGGAAAGCTTTAG